One window of Bacillus sp. THAF10 genomic DNA carries:
- a CDS encoding DUF4212 domain-containing protein, which produces MKKIDKSVADAYFREKNMFIMIYLVIWLGVSFGIALFAESLQFTIFGGFPFHYFMGAQGSILVFIILLFVNAKVSDRIDKKYGIDEEANEVLSAGKTLDH; this is translated from the coding sequence TTGAAAAAAATTGATAAGTCGGTCGCTGATGCGTATTTTCGCGAAAAGAACATGTTTATTATGATTTATCTCGTTATCTGGTTAGGTGTATCATTTGGCATCGCTCTTTTTGCAGAATCCCTGCAATTCACTATTTTCGGAGGCTTCCCGTTTCATTATTTTATGGGAGCACAAGGCTCGATCCTCGTTTTCATTATTCTTTTATTCGTAAATGCAAAAGTCAGTGACAGAATTGATAAAAAATACGGCATTGATGAGGAAGCAAACGAAGTACTTAGCGCAGGAAAAACACTCGACCATTAA
- a CDS encoding DUF3221 domain-containing protein — protein MRAVLILVVLLLLSACGLDKQSGNSASMEKNTPSEERIEGVIADMNGKQILVIPDATREDLVDATWEELYKKNGGAYYYVDAETADTLKIGMKVAVFWDGDQEDSEPPLRSTEKVEIISNEQ, from the coding sequence TTGCGAGCTGTTTTGATTTTGGTTGTTCTGTTGCTTTTGAGTGCTTGCGGTCTAGATAAACAGTCTGGTAATTCAGCATCAATGGAGAAGAATACACCTTCTGAGGAAAGGATTGAGGGTGTCATTGCTGATATGAATGGGAAACAAATCCTGGTCATTCCAGACGCAACTAGAGAGGATTTGGTTGATGCCACTTGGGAGGAGCTTTATAAGAAAAACGGTGGTGCATATTATTATGTGGATGCTGAAACCGCTGATACGTTAAAAATTGGTATGAAGGTTGCAGTTTTTTGGGATGGAGATCAAGAGGATTCCGAACCACCTCTGCGAAGTACTGAAAAAGTAGAAATCATCTCAAATGAACAATAG